The sequence GGCGAAGTAGTTAGCCAGCAGAATTTTGTGATGTTCGCCAATGGGCCGTTGGCTAATGGCCGGAGCCAGAAAATCGCAGGGGATTAGTTTCGTTCCCTGGTGAATGAGCTGGTAAAACGCATGCTGACCATTGGTACCGGGTTCTCCCCAGATGATCGGACCCGTCTGCCAGTCAACCGGATTGCCGTCGCGATCGACCGATTTACCATTGCTCTCCATATCGCCCTGCTGAAAATAAGCTGCAAATCGGTGCATGTACTGATCATAGGGGAGGATAGCTTCCGTTTGTGCCCCAAAGAAATTATTGTACCAGATACCAATCAGTGCCAGCACAACGGGCAGACTTTGTTCGGCGGGGGTGTTCTGGAAATGCAGATCCATCGCATGACCACCTTCCAGCAGCTCTTCAAATTTGTCGTAACCAATATACAGCGCAATCGACAAGCCAATGGCCGACCAGAGTGAATAGCGTCCGCCAACCCAATCCCAGAAGCCGAACATATTGGCCGGATCAATACCAAATTTCTCCACGGCGGCCTGGTTCGTTGACAGCGCGGCAAAATGCTTGGCAATGGCTGCTTCGTCTTGGGCTGTATCCAGAAACCATTGCCTGGCTGTTTGGGCATTGGTCATTGTTTCCTGGGTCGTAAACGTTTTTGATGCGATTAGAAACAGCGTGGTTTCGGGTTTAACCGTTTGCAGCGTTTCGTACATGTGAACGCCATCGACGTTAGAGACAAAATGGACCCGAAGATCAGGACTGGCGTAAGGTTTCAGCGCTTCCGTCACCATAACCGGGCCGAGGTCTGAACCCCCAATCCCGATGTTCACGATATCGGTGATGGTTTCGCCCGTATAACCTTTCCAGGCACCCGACCGAACCCGCTCCGAAAACTCTTTCATGTGTGCCAGCACCTCATTTACATCGGGCATTACATCTTTCCCATCGACCAGAACGGGTGTGTTCGACCGATTGCGCAGAGCCACATGCAATACGGAGCGGTCTTCGGTTCGGTTGATTTTGTCGCCCGAAAACATCTTCCCGATTGCATCGGTCAGACCCGCCTGTTCGGCGAGCTGAAGCAGCAAACCAAACGTTTCATCGGTAATGCGATTCTTGGAAAAATCGAGCAGAATGTCTTCAAACTGTCGGGTAAACTTCGGGAAACGCTCGGCATCTTCGGCAAATAAATCGCGGAGATGCCGGTTTTTCAGAAGGTCGTAATGAGCTTGTAATTGCGCGTAAGCAGGGAGACGGGTAAATCGATGATTCGGGAGCATAAGAAAGGAAGTTATTAGTGTACAGTCTTCAGTTGGCAGTATTCAGATTGAGCTGACATAAGCTTGCATAGGTACGATTTCACAAAGTGCGCACTATATGCTGCCACCTGAAAACTGTAAACCAGTTCAGAATGTCGGCGCGAATATCGTATTTCCAACGCAATCTTTTTTTGTATAAATCGGTTTCCTTATAAACTGCCTCAATTCTCAACTTACCTTTGTGGTATGAATACGATTACGACCGATACGCTCTTCGACTATGAACGCTGGCAGAAATCGCTGCCCGCTGACGCTCAACGGTATCAACAGAACCAACCTTACCCGCACATTGCGCTCGAGAATTTTCTGGAACCCTGGGCAGCCGAACGGGCACTCGCGTCTTTCCCTGCTGTAGGCGATGCTGGCTGGATTCACTATGTCCACGTAAACGAGAAAAAACACGGCCTGAACAAAATGGATTTATTGCCACCTGCCATTCAGGATGTTATTCGCGAGATGAACTCGCCCCGTTTTGTGGCTTACCTAAGCAAGCTAACGGGCATTCCAAACCTGATTTCGGATGATTCACTGGAAGGTGGCGGACTTCACCAGTCGAAGCGAAATGGTTTTCTGAATGTTCATGCCGATTTTACCGTTCACCCACATAAACGCAACTGGCGTCGGCGCGTAAATTTACTGATTTACCTCAATCACGACTGGAAACCTGAATACCGGGGTGATCTGGAACTCTGGGATCGTCAGATGAAGGGTGTGGTGCAGAAAATTGCGCCGATTTTTAACCGGTGTGTAGTTTTCAACACGGATGAAGATTCTTATCACGGATTGCCCGATCCGATTTTGTGTCCGGAAGATATGACGCGGAAATCAATCGCTCTCTATTATTTTACGGAAGAAGCCGTGACGCCCACGCTCCGGGCAACGAACTACAAAGCCCGGCCCGACGATGGTGCGAAAGCGATTCTGATCTGGTTAGATAAAAAAATGGTGGCCACTTATACTACCTTAAAACGTGCTTTGGGTATTGATGATGCGTTCATCAGCAACATCCTGAACCGACTAAGTGGTAAGAAATAAGCCTCAACCCGTTGCTCTTTTTAATGACAGAACGGACTTGGCGAGAATCCGTCGGGATGCTGGCTCAAACATTTTCCTTACTTTTACGGCCCTGTTCACCTTTGTGGACAGGGCTTTTTTGCGTTACGTATGAATCAAAAACTTTTTTATTCGCTCCTCTTTGCGGTACTGGGCATTTTACTCTTCGTTCCCTTTTTAGGTGGGGTTCGGCTGTTTGATTGGGACGAAATCAATTTTGCCGAGTGCTCCCGCGAAATGGTTGTGCTGGGCGATTACCTGCGGGTTCACGTTGATTTTAAGCCATTTTACGAGAAACCGCCTTTTTTCTTCTGGTGCCAGTCGCTGATGATGAACCTATTTGGCACCAATGAATTTGCAGCTCGTTTACCGAATGCCATATGTGGTATTATCTCGCTGATTTACCTGTACAATCTCGGCGCTAAACTACACGGCCATCGTTTTGGCCTGATTTGGGCGCTAACCTATCTGGGTTCGGTTACACCCCACCTGTATTTTCGATCGGGTATTATTGATCCGTTTTTTAACCTGTTCATTTTTATTGGGTTAATTAATCTGATTTTTGCCTCCTGGAAGCGGGAAGGTACAGCCAGTAGTATGCTTGTACCCCGCGGTGTTTGGAATTACCTGTTTATCGGCGGGTTTGTGCTGGGAATGGGCATTAACACTAAAGGCCCGGTTGCTTACCTGATCGTGTGCCTGACATTGGGTGTTTACTGGATTCTGAGCCGGTTTCGCTGGTTTATAACGCCCCTGCAATTCCTGTTTTACTCGGTAGCGGCTACGCTGGTTTCTGTGGCCTGGTATGGGTTGGAAACCTTCCTTCATGGTCCGGTTTTCATCACCGAATTTCTGAAGTATAATTTCCGTCTGTTCAGTACGCCAGATGCAGGTCATTCAGGTTTCCCCGGTTATCATTTTGTGATCCTGCTGGTTGGCTGCTTTCCGGCCTCGATTTTCGCGCTACGGGCGTTTGCACCGCTGATGATCGAGCGTAATTACCAGCGTGAATTCCGTAAGTGGATGCTCATTTTGTTTTGGGTTGTGCTGATCCTGTTTAGCATCGTACAGTCTAAAATTGTCCACTATTCGTCCATGTGTTATTTCCCGCTGACCTATATGGCCACTTTGACACTGACGCAATTGGAATCGAATAAAATCCGGTTCAACAACTGGTTGCGGGCTGGGTTGATTGTTATTGGCGGGATATATATTCTGGCTACCATTGGCTTGCCTATTCTGGCTCATCGTATGGATCTGGTACGGGCTGTCGCTGATCAGGATGCCTTTACGCAGGCTAACCTGAACGCAAAAATTAACTGGACAGGCTGGGAGGTAATACCCGGAATCTGGCTGCTTATCGTTCTGTCGCTGAGCCTGATCTGGTTCGATCAACGCCAGACTGACCGGGCAATCGTTGCCTTATTTGGCGGTATGGCCGTATTTATTACACTGACTCTCTGGTTTTTTATCGGTCGGATCGAAGGGATCTCTCAGGATGCGGCTATGCGCTTTTTCGAGAAGGCACAGGGCCAAAACGTGTATGTAAAATCGTATGGCTATCGTAGTTATGGACCGTTCTTTTATACGCAGAAACCCGCCATTACAAACCCCAATTATTACGACGAAGACTGGCTTCTACGTGGTAAAATAGACAAAGACGTTTGGTTTATCAAGAAGAACGTTGAAGAGCACACCGCCCTCGACTCCTTGCCTGACATCAAAAAAACGGGCGAAGAAAATGGATTCGTTTTTTATCTGCGGAAGGCGAAATAAATGGATTTACATTCGATTATCTGATGTGTCTAATCGGTTTATATCAGATACTCGAATGCAAGCACTTATCATAAACAGATTTCTTGTAGGCGGTTTTCGTCCATGACAAATACATTGAAATCGACCTGTCCACGAATACCCTGGACCCATCCGTTCTGGTTGTGTTGCCATAAGTACAGGCGATCAGGGTCATAGGCCCGAAGGTGTTTGGTAGAGTAATCGGCAATCCAGAGCGGGTACTCATCCAGGTTGCCTTTGATATAGCGTTTATAGAGGCTCCCATTCGTATAAATAATAGGGCGGGCCTGATAATGTTCTTCTACGGTTGCCAGCCACAGCCGAAGACCATCGACAATGGCTTCGTCCGATTGGCCGTTCGTAACCTCAAAATCAACAACCGGGGCAAAGTCGCCAGTCGATAGCTCAACGTGTCTAATAAAATTATTGGCTTGTTTGACCGGGTCTCGGGTGGGGTGATAAAAATGATAAGCTCCCCGGCGCAGATTTGATTTTTTTGCCTCACTCCAGTTCTTATCAAAGTGCCTGTCGGTCATTGTGGCTCCTTCTGTTGCTTTAACAAAAACGAATTGAAGCCGAACCCCATCGGCCTCCATCTGTCGGACTCGTTTCCAGTTAATGCGGTCATTATGCCGCGAAACATCAATGCCATGAATGCCATAGCGCATGGGTAGGCGGATGCCGAATGCCCGGACAAAGCGCCAGTCCATGTCGTCCTGCCGAAACGATCGAAAGATCCAGTAGGCGACAAACAACACCATAAACGCCGAAATCCAAAGACCATATCGCCGGAATATGATGTTGACCAGAACGCGTGTTTTCATGCAGAAGACTTACTTTTGGCGCAAAATTACAGCTTTACCGGCGAATGTAACGAACATAAAAAAGGCCCGCTGCAACGTGCAGTGGGCCAGTTATTTCCTGATTGTAAAAAAATCAGTCGTGGCCTTCGAGTTTGACGAGCTTATTATAGAGTCCCAGAATCAGAAACGGGGCTGCCCATTGGCCAACAAACAAACTACGATGTTTAGAACCCTGATATTGTAGAAATAAGGACACTCCCATTGAGCCTAATGCCGCCCAAAGAAAAATATCGGATGGCAATTTGGCGGTCTGTTCTTCAATTGCTTTTGTAACCTGGCCTTCATTATGCTCTGGATTTGAATTCTTTTGCTTAGCCATAACGTTGAAAAGTTTAGTTGATAACGAGACCTTAACCCATTGATAAAAGCCTTTGTTCAGTCTTTGCATTATTTGCCTGATGTCGTTAGGCACCGGTTAAAATGGGCGTTAAATAAAAGCCGGTCCGCCAATACAGCATCTATATAGATATCGTATTGGTAGCCCGGCTTTTATTGATCTTAAAAAAGATTACTTATTCGGCTGGGGTGTAGTGCGAAGGTATGGCTTCACAAACGTCACACCTTTCGGAAATTTAGCCTCCAGCTGGTCGTTCGTTACGGCTGGTGTCACGATAACATCATCGCCTTGCTGCCAATCGGCAGGGGTAGCCACCTGATAGTCAGCCGTTAGTTGCAACGAGTCGATGACGCGTAACAACTCATTGAAATTCCGGCCAGTTGAAGCTGGATAGGTCAGCGTTAGCTTGATTTTTTTGTCGGGGCCGATGACAAACACCGAACGCACAGTTGCTTTTTCGCTGGCGTTTGGATGAATCATATCGTAGAGGGTTGCTACAGTCCGATCGGGATCGGCAATAATTGGGAAGTTTACCTCTGATCCCGTGACATCCTTAATATCGGGCGTCCAGCGGTTGTGCGAATCCAGATCATCGACCGACACGGCGATAACCTTCACATTGCGCTTTCCGAACTCATCTTTCAGAAGAGCAGTTCTTCCTAGCTCAGTTGTGCAGACAGGCGTAAAATCAGCCGGATGTGAGAAAAGCATTCCCCACGAATTGCCCAGCCATTCGTGAAAATGGATGTGACCCTGGGTAGTATCGGCTTCAAAATCGGGGGCGATGTCTCCTAAACGAAGTGACATAATTGAAATGGGTTTTGTTGATTAATTCGATATACTTAATCTAGTAAAAGCAAAATGGAAAAACCGGCTTTTCAGACCGGTTTCACGGAGCAAACGTAGAAAAGATTTTCCAGGTTCGCAATGAGATTTGACTAAAAGGTTAGTGGGGTAAATTGCTCGCCAGAGGCTGCAAAAAAAACACTTCCTTGTCAATCTACTAATTAGATAAGCTTTTCTTCAACGGCAATCCGGACCAGTTCGGCTGCATTGCGAACCTGTAAACGGCGCATCATATTGGCCCGGTGGTTATCGACGGTACGAACACTAAGTTGAAGACGTTCCGCAATCTCACGACTGCTCATGCCATCAACCAGAAATTGTAATATTTCTTTTTCTTTGTTCGACAGGCGCGAGGGTTGAACCTCACGACCTTGCTTACTTCCTTTCTTCAACTGCTGCATGTAGCCGCTCAGAATAATGGAGGCCACCGGCGAACTGTAATATTTTTCCCCCGCTGCGATCATGCGTATTGCTTTAATCATTTCATCGGAGGACGAATCTTTAAGGATGTAGCCATAGGCTCCAGCTTCTACCGAACGCAGGATATAATCTTCATTATTGTGCATCGATAGCATCAATACCCGCACACCTTTGTATAATCGGCTGATAACCTGCGTTGTCTGGATACCCGACATGCCAGGCAGCGAAATATCCATCAGTACCAGATCCGGCTGATGAGTCTTCAGTTTTTCGAGAGCCTCTTCACCATCATTGGCTTCATCGATAATTTCCAAGCCTTCGGCTTGTTCCAGCAAAAGCCGAATCCCATCGCGGACGATCGAATGATCGTCTACCAGCATTAATTTAATTGACGTCATAGTGAGCGGATTGCATCTTATACGGAATACTAACTTGAACTTTGGTGCCTTTACCGGGCACCGAACTGATTTTTAACTTACCATTAAGCAATTTGGCACGTTCCTGCATATTATGTAGCCCCTGTGAAGGAGCGCGATCATTTTTAGCTGGCTGCGAGAGCTTTGAACGCTGGCTTTCTGGTCGAAATCCCCGGCCGTTGTCCGTGACAATCAGGTGAACATAATTTTGTCGTTCAATTAATTCAATATGGATTTGCGAGGGATGAGCATGACGAACAGCATTGCTCAGGGCTTCCTGTGTAATCCGATACAGCATAATTTCAACGTTTTTATCTAAACGAGGATCGTCGGTAGTAAGGTTCGATTCAAACGTTACATCTACGGTATCACTACGATCATTTTCGGCCAGCATTTTAATAGCGGGGATAATGCCAAAGTCGCTTAAGACACTGGGCATTAAGTTATTAGATATAGTGCGTGTCTCCTGAATCGTTTGCGTAACTAACTTTTTGAGGTTACTGATACTTTTAGAGCGAACCATAAATTCTGTTGTTTCAGACCCGATCGACGAACGCTTTAGACCAGCTTCCAGACCTTCAATTTGAAGTTTGATTGCAGTCAGCATCTGGCCAAGCCCGTCGTGCAGGTCCCGCGACAGTCGTTTCCGCTCGTCTTCCTGCCCGGCCATCAGGTAGGAGGTACGCAATTTCTGCTCATCGATTTCCTGCTGATACTGCAACCGGGTGGCCTCAAACAATTTCTGTCTCGTTTCACTCAGCGATTTATTAACGCTCAATAGCTGTTTATTGGCAATACTTGCCTGTCGTTCAGCTTCAATGAGCTGCGCAATGGTCTGCTTTAGCCGACGTGTAGCCGGTCGGAAAATTAATAAGCCAATCCCCAGCAAAACCATTATAGATACCAGATATAAGTAGAGTTCAATGGACTCAAGCCTGCTGAGCTGATTCCGTAACTCGCTCGTATGCTGGCGTACTATGGTGTCGATTTCCTCCAGAAACGGCTTTTCATTGGCCAGGAGTAATTTCAGGCTAGCCTGTGTATCTGGACTCGTTACATCTTCGGGGCGCTTCAGCCGGATCAGATACCCAATGCTACGCTGAAAAGCGGAAAATTCCGGACGGATACTATCGTATAGCCGCTGAACCGTGTTAGAGTTAGGAATCAGCACATTATGAGCAATTACCTGCCCTTCCCGACTTTGAAGATGATAGCGCTCAAAAGTGCTGAATACATGGCTTAATTCTGTAAGGTTCTGATTAAAATTATCGCGCTCATTAATGTCAGTTACCTGAAGTGCCTGTTTGACAATCTGCTGACTTTGGTGACGTTGCAGGGCCGTGTATCGGATAATCCATAGTTCATCCTGTACAGTGCTAAGCCGCCACTGAGTAAGAATCTGGCCACCTGTAAGCAGAATGGCCAGTATAATAAATAAAGTTACGTACAGGCGTGTGAACCGAAATGGAATTGCCTGATCGTTTTTTGTGTTATCGCTGAGTAGTTCGGACACGGTCAGTTAGATCGAAGCCAAATGATTGAGTAAATGTAGTAAATTTCGTAGTTTTACCTCACACTTGTCCCATACTGTGCCCAACGCCATGAATCGCCTACTCGTTGCTCTGCTATTCGCCAGTTTTATTGCATTTTCTTTCCGGCCTCTGGAGCCACTAAGCTCAGGCCGTAGAACCAATTCAACGGCCATTTCGGCAACTGCCGAACCGGTTAAATTGTCGTGGGAGGTTTTGCGCGACGTCACTTTCAAAAAGAAGTGGTATGCGGAAGAATCCGTCTATATGCTATATCCAACGTTTGGGCAGGGCATTCAGAAACTGAACGGAAAAACGGTTGAATTAACTGGATATGTACTGCCAGTGGATCTGGAATCAAATCTGTATGTATTGTCGGCCTTTCCATACAGTGCCTGTTTTTTTTGCGGAGGAGCCGGGCCGGAGTCGGTTGTATCCTTGAAATTCAAGAAAAATGGTAAAAAGTTTAAAACCGATGAGCGCCGTACTTTTCATGGAACACTCAAACTGAACGCTGATAATATTTACGAGCTCAATTATATCCTGGCTGATGCTGAGATGATCGAGCAGTAAGGAAAATAGAATGAACTAAAAAGCCAGCAAATCAGAAATTTGCTGGCTTTTTAGTTTGCCGTCTGTTGTTCCAGGTAGCCAATAAATGATTAATAAGGGTAAATTATACGCTTCATGTTTGACCAGTAGAAACTATTTAGACGGTCGAGTTAGCACCTAATTACAAGTAATTAAACGGCCTGTGTTTATACAATTCGATCGAATCAGCCCCAAACGTTGGGAAGCATTTAGGATTAAGCATATAATTAAGTCAGTCGATCCAGAAAGAATTCTATATTTCGAACTCTAAAAAATGCCTTGATTTTAGCATTGAACGAAAATACATCGCTCTCCACAAGTCGGAACTTAACCAATCGAACTGCACCGGCCTAATAAACGAAAAAAGCACTTACCATTTCTGACAAGTGCTTGATTTTCAGTGGCGGTCCGGACGGGGCTCGAACCCGCGACCCCCTGCGTGACAGGCAGGTATTCTAACCAACTGAACTACCGAACCAATTTTGATTTTTCGGTCAACGCTGCCGTTTTCCTTAATCGTGGCACAAAAGTAGACGCTTTTGATGGTATGTACAAGAGGTGGGCCAAAAAAAAATGAGATCCATGACTGATCCGTGTGGACATCCCTTGGAAATCAGTCTGTTTACCACAAAAAAAAATAATGCCGGGCTACACTTCTAATTATTTAACGTGCCGATTTAGGTTTTGCTAACCGCACCTGCTATCTTTCTACTAGAAACCGTTCCTCTCCAATACGATGCTTACATCGGAATCATACTCAGAATTGGTGAATAAGGTATATAACCGGTCTCGACAGGAGGGAAATCGATCGTATCCTGTTGCCTGTTTCGAGATTTTTATGCTTGAACAGGCACAACAGCGGGCTAGCCGTAAAGAAGTCCAGTTGTTTCGGCAACTTGGAGAGATATTTGACTGGAATATGCCTCGTCGACAACGGAATACTTATGTCAAAAAACTACAATCCGGTTTTACACTCATACTGACCGATCTTTCCAAGACGATTCTTTGGACAAGCTGCAATTTTTTGACGATGACCGGATACTCACACGCGGAAGCAGTGGGCAAGACGCCCAGAATTTTACAGGGTCCCGAAACAGACCCTGCCACGTTGTTGCGTGTACATGAATCACTCAAACGGGCAGACTCCGTAAAAGCCGATCTTTTGAACTATCGTAAGGGCGGTGAATCCTATTTGTGCCGGGTGGAAATCGATCCACTCTACGATAGCCACGGTGAATTGACTCACTTTCTGGCCGTAGAGAGTGAAGTGAAAGAAAGTTTATAGCCATCTTCCCGGTTTAATAGCCAACTTAATGTCGCTTATGCGCAGTGGTTTTATCTGGATTGCGGATGGACCAAGACTACTAATGCTGGGCTGACAATCAGGGAGGAGTTGCCAATCTGTCTGGAGTTTTTTTGTGCAGTAAACCTGCTTATTCTATATAATATACGCCGTTTACGAAGCTTTATGTATTTTCGTAAACCTTTGGCCGCCGATTTGCAGTTATATCCTCACACGACACTGCGTATGAAACGGTTTTTGCTTGTACTTCGATGGAGCCTGTTGGCTATCCTGGTTCTCGCTCTTGGAACATTATTAGCGGCCTGGTTTATAGATTTTCGGCAAACTGATCAGGAATTGGCCGATGAATTCAAGGGGCAACGCGTGCGGCCTACGGTGCACCATTATCGGATAAAAGACGGCAACAATCAACCCCGGACGATCCGATTCATGGAAACGCCCGCACTTTCGGGTGATTCGGCCCTTCCGGTGGTCCTGTTTGTGCATGGTGCGCCCAGTTCACTTTCCTTTTTCAATGAATTTTTCAAGGATACGGCCTTATTGAACCGCGCTCAATTGGTGGCTGTTGATCGGCCCGGCTATGGCTACTCCGATTTTGGGCGTGTAGAAACATCGGTTGTGCGGCAGGCGCAGTTTTTACAGCCACTCATTAATCGATATAAGAATGCACCTTACTTAATGGTAGTTGGGTCGTCGTATGGAGGGTCTGTGTCGGCGCGATTGGCCATGAATAATCCTGAAGAAGTTAATCATGTAGTGTTTGTGTCGTC comes from Spirosoma aureum and encodes:
- the pgi gene encoding glucose-6-phosphate isomerase; this encodes MLPNHRFTRLPAYAQLQAHYDLLKNRHLRDLFAEDAERFPKFTRQFEDILLDFSKNRITDETFGLLLQLAEQAGLTDAIGKMFSGDKINRTEDRSVLHVALRNRSNTPVLVDGKDVMPDVNEVLAHMKEFSERVRSGAWKGYTGETITDIVNIGIGGSDLGPVMVTEALKPYASPDLRVHFVSNVDGVHMYETLQTVKPETTLFLIASKTFTTQETMTNAQTARQWFLDTAQDEAAIAKHFAALSTNQAAVEKFGIDPANMFGFWDWVGGRYSLWSAIGLSIALYIGYDKFEELLEGGHAMDLHFQNTPAEQSLPVVLALIGIWYNNFFGAQTEAILPYDQYMHRFAAYFQQGDMESNGKSVDRDGNPVDWQTGPIIWGEPGTNGQHAFYQLIHQGTKLIPCDFLAPAISQRPIGEHHKILLANYFAQTEALMNGKTADEAADELRKAGKSEDEISFLTPFKEFSGNRPTNSILFKKLTPRTLGSLIALYEHKIFTQGVIWDIYSFDQWGVELGKQLASRILPELQDDAPVSTHDSSTNGLINTFKKLRSE
- a CDS encoding 2OG-Fe(II) oxygenase; amino-acid sequence: MNTITTDTLFDYERWQKSLPADAQRYQQNQPYPHIALENFLEPWAAERALASFPAVGDAGWIHYVHVNEKKHGLNKMDLLPPAIQDVIREMNSPRFVAYLSKLTGIPNLISDDSLEGGGLHQSKRNGFLNVHADFTVHPHKRNWRRRVNLLIYLNHDWKPEYRGDLELWDRQMKGVVQKIAPIFNRCVVFNTDEDSYHGLPDPILCPEDMTRKSIALYYFTEEAVTPTLRATNYKARPDDGAKAILIWLDKKMVATYTTLKRALGIDDAFISNILNRLSGKK
- a CDS encoding ArnT family glycosyltransferase, which codes for MNQKLFYSLLFAVLGILLFVPFLGGVRLFDWDEINFAECSREMVVLGDYLRVHVDFKPFYEKPPFFFWCQSLMMNLFGTNEFAARLPNAICGIISLIYLYNLGAKLHGHRFGLIWALTYLGSVTPHLYFRSGIIDPFFNLFIFIGLINLIFASWKREGTASSMLVPRGVWNYLFIGGFVLGMGINTKGPVAYLIVCLTLGVYWILSRFRWFITPLQFLFYSVAATLVSVAWYGLETFLHGPVFITEFLKYNFRLFSTPDAGHSGFPGYHFVILLVGCFPASIFALRAFAPLMIERNYQREFRKWMLILFWVVLILFSIVQSKIVHYSSMCYFPLTYMATLTLTQLESNKIRFNNWLRAGLIVIGGIYILATIGLPILAHRMDLVRAVADQDAFTQANLNAKINWTGWEVIPGIWLLIVLSLSLIWFDQRQTDRAIVALFGGMAVFITLTLWFFIGRIEGISQDAAMRFFEKAQGQNVYVKSYGYRSYGPFFYTQKPAITNPNYYDEDWLLRGKIDKDVWFIKKNVEEHTALDSLPDIKKTGEENGFVFYLRKAK
- a CDS encoding glycoside hydrolase family 25 protein, translated to MKTRVLVNIIFRRYGLWISAFMVLFVAYWIFRSFRQDDMDWRFVRAFGIRLPMRYGIHGIDVSRHNDRINWKRVRQMEADGVRLQFVFVKATEGATMTDRHFDKNWSEAKKSNLRRGAYHFYHPTRDPVKQANNFIRHVELSTGDFAPVVDFEVTNGQSDEAIVDGLRLWLATVEEHYQARPIIYTNGSLYKRYIKGNLDEYPLWIADYSTKHLRAYDPDRLYLWQHNQNGWVQGIRGQVDFNVFVMDENRLQEICL
- a CDS encoding peroxiredoxin, whose protein sequence is MSLRLGDIAPDFEADTTQGHIHFHEWLGNSWGMLFSHPADFTPVCTTELGRTALLKDEFGKRNVKVIAVSVDDLDSHNRWTPDIKDVTGSEVNFPIIADPDRTVATLYDMIHPNASEKATVRSVFVIGPDKKIKLTLTYPASTGRNFNELLRVIDSLQLTADYQVATPADWQQGDDVIVTPAVTNDQLEAKFPKGVTFVKPYLRTTPQPNK
- a CDS encoding response regulator transcription factor; this encodes MLVDDHSIVRDGIRLLLEQAEGLEIIDEANDGEEALEKLKTHQPDLVLMDISLPGMSGIQTTQVISRLYKGVRVLMLSMHNNEDYILRSVEAGAYGYILKDSSSDEMIKAIRMIAAGEKYYSSPVASIILSGYMQQLKKGSKQGREVQPSRLSNKEKEILQFLVDGMSSREIAERLQLSVRTVDNHRANMMRRLQVRNAAELVRIAVEEKLI
- a CDS encoding sensor histidine kinase, coding for MSELLSDNTKNDQAIPFRFTRLYVTLFIILAILLTGGQILTQWRLSTVQDELWIIRYTALQRHQSQQIVKQALQVTDINERDNFNQNLTELSHVFSTFERYHLQSREGQVIAHNVLIPNSNTVQRLYDSIRPEFSAFQRSIGYLIRLKRPEDVTSPDTQASLKLLLANEKPFLEEIDTIVRQHTSELRNQLSRLESIELYLYLVSIMVLLGIGLLIFRPATRRLKQTIAQLIEAERQASIANKQLLSVNKSLSETRQKLFEATRLQYQQEIDEQKLRTSYLMAGQEDERKRLSRDLHDGLGQMLTAIKLQIEGLEAGLKRSSIGSETTEFMVRSKSISNLKKLVTQTIQETRTISNNLMPSVLSDFGIIPAIKMLAENDRSDTVDVTFESNLTTDDPRLDKNVEIMLYRITQEALSNAVRHAHPSQIHIELIERQNYVHLIVTDNGRGFRPESQRSKLSQPAKNDRAPSQGLHNMQERAKLLNGKLKISSVPGKGTKVQVSIPYKMQSAHYDVN
- a CDS encoding DUF3299 domain-containing protein, which translates into the protein MNRLLVALLFASFIAFSFRPLEPLSSGRRTNSTAISATAEPVKLSWEVLRDVTFKKKWYAEESVYMLYPTFGQGIQKLNGKTVELTGYVLPVDLESNLYVLSAFPYSACFFCGGAGPESVVSLKFKKNGKKFKTDERRTFHGTLKLNADNIYELNYILADAEMIEQ
- a CDS encoding PAS domain-containing protein, whose protein sequence is MLTSESYSELVNKVYNRSRQEGNRSYPVACFEIFMLEQAQQRASRKEVQLFRQLGEIFDWNMPRRQRNTYVKKLQSGFTLILTDLSKTILWTSCNFLTMTGYSHAEAVGKTPRILQGPETDPATLLRVHESLKRADSVKADLLNYRKGGESYLCRVEIDPLYDSHGELTHFLAVESEVKESL
- a CDS encoding alpha/beta fold hydrolase, producing the protein MKRFLLVLRWSLLAILVLALGTLLAAWFIDFRQTDQELADEFKGQRVRPTVHHYRIKDGNNQPRTIRFMETPALSGDSALPVVLFVHGAPSSLSFFNEFFKDTALLNRAQLVAVDRPGYGYSDFGRVETSVVRQAQFLQPLINRYKNAPYLMVVGSSYGGSVSARLAMNNPEEVNHVVFVSSALGPGLERTYPISHWVDTPLLRWGIPTLLRLANDEKLAHRKALEAILPDWPKIRAKITMLHGQRDDLVYPTNVSFAQQHLINARVKQFLLPENRHDIVFNKREYMTDILLDILTQRANKDVGKPNQMAIKREKSAKGLYSSVLIH